GAGCAATAGATTAAACCGGGATTAAGCTGTTTCATATCCGCATAGCCCAGTCCCAATCTTTCCATTACCCCGGGACGGAAGTTTTCGATTAGAATATCAGCCTTGGAAATAATGGCTTTTGCAATGGCATGGCCTTTAGGGTCCTTGAGATTCAGGGCAATACTTCTTTTGTTCCTGTTAAAGCTCAAGAACGAAATACTCTCGCCATTTGGATACATGTTTCCGTACGAATAATGTCGCATCCAATCCCCTTTTTGGGGTTCGATTTTGATGATATCGGCCCCCATATCGCCCAACATCTGTGTCGCCCATGGGCCTTGTGCCAGTTGGGTGAAATCGGCTACGACCAATCCTTTTAAGGGGCCATTGTTTTCTGTATCGTTGTTTGCCATAGTTACTAAATCGGTTTAGCTAATTCATTCTGTTTAGAAATGTGATGCACACCGGTGATAAAATTTCCTTGGTGCGGTATACCTCATCCAATCTTCCGTCCTGTAGAATTCGATAGACCACCGTATCATGGGAATTCTGATGGCCTGCAATGAGCCACCGACCATCTGGGGTGATATTGAATTCGCGTATTTCCTCTCCTTGGGTATGCTGATATCCCACGCACACCAACCCATTTTCTAAAACCTGAAAAATGGTCAACAGTTCAGCACCCCTATTGGCCGTATACAGGTATTTACCACCAGGGTGAAGTCTTATTGCGGAAGCACTTGGTTGCCCTGTATAATTATCCGGTAAGGAGTTGTGGGTAGCCATTTCCCGAAAAACGCCCTCTTGCTCCTGTACTACGGAAACCTTACCACTTAATTCATTGAGCACATAGCCTAAGCTTCCTTTGGTATTGAACACCATATGTCGAGGTCCGCCACCCTTGGAAACCGTAATATCCTTATCGGCATTGGAAACCAGTTTATCTTCCTGTAACCGATAGGCTTTTATGGTATCAATACCGAGGTCGCATACATAAATATCCACTTTATTGGGGTGTATGATTACCTGGTGCGCGTGCGGTCCTTCTTGACGGGCTTCATTGATGCTTGCCCCTTGATGTCGGTATTCTTTCACGGAAGGCAAGATGCTTCCAGAGGTATCCAATGGGTATTGAATCACATTGCCCGTGGCATAACAGGCCAGCAAAATGTTGTTTTCATGGAAGCTGAGGTGACAGGGATATCCTCCTGAAATGGACTGTTCATTGCTGAATTCCAATGAAAGATCGGATTTTACTTTATAAGCCTGTATTTTTGGGTTCGCATTTGCATCGAGCTCGGTAGGGCAGTACAGGAATCGGTTGTCATTCCGTAACGCCAAATAGCTCGGGTTCCGTACCATTTTGGTATGCAATGTGGTCAACTCCCCTGTATCCGTATTCAACTGCACCGTATAGATGCCCTTACCGATACCCCCAAATCCGGGAATTGGATATTCCGTATAGCTGCCCACAAAAAATGTTAACGGTCCCATCTTATGTTTTATCTATAAAATCCTGAATGGCCTTTTTGGCTTCGGCCCCATGAAACAGATGGGATACCGTTTTGCCCTCTTCAGTTATTTTTTGGTGAAAGGGTAGGGGGGATAGGCTCAAATGGGCCAATCGTTTCAATTCTTTTAAGGCGCCCAATGGCCTACGGGTCAATTTTTGGGCAAAGCGGAGCACCTCGGCATCAAATTCATGGGTTTGGTAAACATGGTTGACAATGCCCCATTCGAATAGTACGGATGCCGTATATTGCCCGCCCGTGAACAACATCTCCTTGGCCCTATTGATTCCAATTCTTTGGATCAAACGTTGGGTACCCCCACCACCTGGGACAAGACTTAGGAAAACTTCGGGGAGCCCCATTTTTGCCGTTTCCGAAGCCAAAATCATGTCACACGACAGGGCAATTTCGAACCCACCACCGAGGGCATATCCATTAACCGCAGCAATCCAGGGCTGTGGTGCGTTTTCGATGGAATCGTAGAGTTGTATACCCCTGTCCTGGAACGATTTGAACTGCTCCGGGGTTTGGCTTCCGTATTCTTTGATATCGGCCCCTGCCATAAAAGCCCGTCCCTGACCCGTGATGATCGCGACATGTACCCGATCATCGGCATTAATGGTTTCAATGCCATCAATGATTTCGTCCATCATTTCCCGGTTCATTGCATTGAGCTGTTCTGGTCGATTGAAACGCAAGGTGGCTACGTTCTTTGAAATTTCCGTTGTAATATGTGTATAGGTTTTGCCCATTTTAATGTAAGGTTTGGTACAATTGATTTAATTCCTTGACGACTTTGGATGAATCCATGGTTTCAAGCAGCCCCTTATGCAGTAGGTCCGCCCCTTCTTCTTGAAACAGGTTCCAGCCTTTGTGTTGTGGTCTTACATATGCGTTTTCCATGGTTTTTAGCGTGTTGACAAAAAAATTGTTGCATAATTTATTATTGCCTTGGGCATGCCACGCCACAAGATTTGCAGGCTGCCCTCCATTTGCCGTGAAAATTCCCTTCTGGGTTTCTGCCCGGGCTACATATTCCGTATAGGCCACGGCCTCATCCGCATGTTTGCATTTTGATGAAATGGCCAGGCCCACCCCTCCCAATATGGTGGAAACGGAATGCTTCGGATTGGTGGGACTATCACTAAAATGAACCAGATTTTGGGCATAGCCCATTCTGGAGTAATTGGTATATCCAAAAAGGAAAGGAACATAAACAATCTCATCCCTTGCTCCCATATGATTCAAAACCTGTATGGGATTCCAGGTCAAGGACTTTGGATGCAGGAAATCCAAGTGGTGCTTGAGTTCGTCCAAAACACGACTTCCTACTTTTTCATCCATTTCCCTATTCTTGATGAAATGTCCCCCTGTATCCTGGGCACAAAGGGTCAGGAACGTACACCAAAGATCGGTAGCACATAAGGGCCATGCCACTGCATGGTCTTGAGGTATTTTTTTATAAAAATCAAATAGTTCTTTCCTTGTTTGGGGAAGTCCCAACTGCCATTTGGATAGTAATTCCTTTCGTGATGCCGCGACCAATGCAGCGGCATCAATTGGTAGCGCAAGCAGTTCTTCGTTGTAGAAGTACGACCTGAAACTTGGCCCCACCGATTGTTCCTCCAACGCTTTCAAAACAGTTTTGGGCAATCGTTCTTGTAAAGACAACAACAGGCCATCGGCATAAGCTTGTCCTATATAGGGATGGTCGATCGTAATCAAATCATAGGTATCCATTAGATCGGTTATGGGCATATCACCAAATTCCTTTAGGGTACGGGCATCCCACTCAATTCGGACATTTGGGTGCGTCTCGGTAAATGCCCTTGAGGTGGCCCTAAGGGGTTCATATCCCCTTGGGTGATCCCATGCTATCCCTTTCAATCTAATTATTGCTGACATTGTGTACCAAGGTTCATACGTTATTTCTTTTAGGTCTGGGGTCGTATTGTACCGTATGGTTCATATAGGCCCCATCTACGTAGAGGTCGGCCCCGTTAACATAGCTGGCAAGGTCACTGGCCAGGAAAGCAACCGTATGGGCTACATCCTTTACGTTGCCAATTCTACCCTGGGGAATCCATTTTTCAAATTTGTGTTTGCCGAATTTGGCTATTTCCGACCGGTTCATGTTCGTTTCTATCGCTCCCGGTGCCACTGAAACCACCCGAATGTTCTTATCGGCCAGTTCCAATGACAGGCATTTGGAGAACATTTTCAGACCCGCCTTGGCCGAACAATAGTGGATCAGCCCTTTTCTGGGTACGGCATCGTGAATTGAGGATATGTTAATGATGACTCCGCCCCCATTTTTTTCCATTCGCCTACCTGCTTGTTGCGAACAGAGAAAGGGTCCCTTTAAATTAACCTGGACCACCCTATCCCATTCCGTTTCTTCCATATCCAATACATGGACAACACTTTCACTACCTGCATTATTGATCAAAATGTTTGGACTCCCCATAGCATTGTCCATTTCAAGAAACATAGCCTCCACTTCTTTTGCATCGCCTACATTGGCACCTCCGCAGACCACCTTCACTCCGTGTTCACTGCGTATTTCTTCTGCCAACACCTCGGCTTTATCCCTATTGCTGTAATAGTTAATGAACACATTTGCACCGCAAGCCGCCATTGTTCTACAGATTTCGGCACCTATTCCCTGGCTTCCCCCTGTAACCAGGACATTTTGCTTGGATAAATCTATTTTCATCATTTCACCAATGGTTTTTGACCGGCCAAATCAAATAGTGCATTGACCTTGTTCCTTAATTCCATGCGTTTGTGCTGCGTAAGTTGGTAAAACTCAAAGTCGGAAATATGGGTATCCGCTTTTTCGGCAATAAGTACCTGACTCCCTTCCTTCATGGCAATGTTGTGCCAGGTATTTTTGGGGACATTATAGGGTTTGTTATGTTCCATCAGTTCCAATTCAAACTCAGGTTCACCGTTCACCAGGGCGGCTGCAATCAAAACCGCGTTACCCTCCAAGGCTACAAAAACCTCATCGGTTTTTAAATGGACATCCAATTTGGCAATATGATCAATATGCTGTTCTTCCATAAAGTTTAATTGAGCCAACTGCCATCCTTCCCGTATCAAAAAAGGGTGGTACCCCTTTTCCATAATGTTAAATGTTTCAATCATTTATGCTCGTATTTTGACCATTAAAAGCGTTTCCATCATTGGTTGTACTAATTTTTCCACGCCAATATTTTTCTATTTCCTCCAGGGTCCTGCCCTTGGTCTCCGGAACAAATCTCCATATGAACCCAATGGCCGGAAGTGTCAGGAGGGCATAAATGAAAAATGTGCCGGATGCTTCCACGGTCTCAATTAAAATGGGATTGGTCAAGGTGATGACAAAACCGGTTACCATTAATGATAGGCTACCCAGGGAAACGGCCAACCCCCGTATGCGGGTTGGAAAGATTTCACTGATGATCACCCATACAATAGGCCCGAAAGAGAAGGCGAAACTGGCTACGTACAGCAGTAGGGGAATAATCACAAATTGTGAGCCCAGGGCAAATAATATGCCTACTCCGAACAATGAAATGAACGCTCCGGTTACCCCTATCAACAAGAGCTTTCTTCTACCAAACTTTTCAATGTTCGCTATGGCCACAAAAGTAAAGGCGCTATTTACGACACCGACCAGGACGGCTCCCAAAAAAGCACTTTCAACACTTTGTATGGACTCATTGATAATGTTGGGGGCAAAATACATAATGGCGGCAATACCACTCAAATGTGAGAACATTGGAAGCAGGATACCAATCAAAAGGGGTATGCGCAAAAACGGTTTGAAAAGTTCTTTGAATCCAGCGTTGTCCTCCTTGACCATATCCTTTATTTTGGCCAGTTTTGATGTGGCATACGCCGCTCCATTGATTTTTACCATAATTGCTTCGGCTTCCTTATACCTTCCTTTGGTGATAAGCCATCTTGGGGTTTCAGGTACCGTAAACAATAGTATGAGGAACAATAGGGCAATGGGAATCTCCGTGCCAAACATGCCCCGCCATAGCTCGTCCACAAACAACCAGTTCCACAGGCCGGAATATCCTTCCGATATGACACCCGCGGCCTCCCCAGCTTGATTAAGCACCAACCAATCGACCATAAAGGCCAAAAGGATACCCAGGGTTATGGAGAGCTGGTACAGGGAAACCATTTTGCCCCGATTTTCCGGTAGTGCGAGTTCCGCTATATAAATTGGCGCTACCACGGAGGTTATCCCTACGCCAATACCCCCAATAATACGTACCCCGACCAAAACATTAAAAGCAAAATTCGCATCGGCAGTGAACCAGACCGCATTCTCCAAGTCACCCAAAAATTGTGGAGGCAACATGGAGCCCAGTGCCGATATGGTAAGACAGGTAGCGGCCAAGATGAGCGCTTTTTTTCTTCCCAATGCATCGGTAATGGTCCCAGCAACAATGCAACCAAAAATGGTTCCCAATAGTGCCGATGAAACCACCCAACCGAGTGTTGTGGCCGACAATTCAAAGTGCTGTTGCAAAAAGGTGTTGCAGCCTGAAATAATTGCGGTATCATATCCAAAAAGGAACCCCCCAATGGTGGAGACAAAACTGATGACCAGTAAATAATTCGGTTTTTTAGGTTTCATAACTACTATTCCAAAAACGATATCCGTATCCGGTTACATAATGCCAAATTTTTCAAAAGCTTCAACCGTGCTCATCCCATTTTCCAGGGCTTTTTTAACCAATTGTTCCCCTCTTGCCTTTTCTATGGCCCCACTAAAGGCTTTGGTTTCCACTTCTTTGGGAACCACAAGGACACCATCCCTATCGCCATAAATAATGTCTCCGGGGTGTATTCTTGTGCCTTCAATTTCAATGGGAACCCGATAGTCGATTACTTTGCCCCTGGGACCCTGGTCCTGGGCATAGCCCCCATATGAAAAGGTAGGGAAACCGAGCTTCAATATTTCCTGCGTATCCCTGGACCATCCATGAAGTACGGCGCCCGTAGCTTCCAGTTTTATGGCCCTGGTGCTCATCAATCCTCCCCAAAGGGCATAGTTGGGCGATGCCCCGGTACAGATGTATACTTCGTTTTTCCTTAGACTGTCCAATGCTTCGAACATGAGTCCAAAAGGTTTCTCCATAAGGGGATTTTTGGTGTCTTTTGAAACCTCGGCAAATACATCGGCCTCTAAAACGGTCATGGCCCTGCCTATCACTACAAAATCATCACTCAAAGGTTTTATGTTTGGGGGCAGGAATTGGTGTTCGTATCCGAGCTTGTCCAAAATGTCCCCGACCAAAGCCACAAATAGCTCTGTTTTGGCAATTTTGAAAAGTTCATCATCGTTTTTCCACAAGGGTTTACTAGTGCTCATGATAGGTCTTTTAGTACTTGATAAATGTGTTCTTGTATCATTTTTACCTGTTCTTTGTCCAAATAATGATGTGTGGTATCGTCGGTATGCGTATGGGGTCTTTCTACGCTAAATAGTTCACCACCTTTTTGCATGATAATGGCATAGCCAAGGTTTTTGGGAATATTATAGGCCGTACCACGCTCCATCACCATAATATTGTGGTTGTCATTATCGCCAATCGTGATCAATACACCTTTACCTTTAAGCAATGACAATGCCCTGTCCGTATGGTGATGTATGGTAAGGCGACTCAGATTATTGATATGGTGCTCCGCAACATTATAGTTCAACTTGCCCACTTGCCAGCTATCCCTTATCAAGAAAGGATGAAAACCGGCTTCTTTTATGTGATATCGCTCCAATAAATCCATATTACGAGTGGTTTTTACATATGCTCAAATTGTTGAACATGTTGCTTAACTAATAAAATAGCTTCTTCCATTTGGTTTATCGTTTATGACTAAATCGGTTTAGTTAACATGTCTAAAATGTATTTCTAAACGGATCCACACGATCTGCGTATGGCCAGTTCAATATCCAATACCCTACCCATTTGGGTTGGGGGAGCGTCTCCTCTAATTTTATCCATCAAAATATCAACGGCCACATTTCCAATATCCGCGGCGGGTTGGGTCACAGCCGTAATCGCCGGATCGGTAAGGTCAAAGGCCTCCAATTCATCAAAACTTACAATAGCCACTTCCTGGGGCACCTTGATATTAAGGCGTTTCAATTCCCGTAATCCCGCAGCGGTCAAATAATGTGTTGCAAAAACTATGGCATCAACGGCATTGGGAAACTGAACCAGTTGCTTTATTCCATTTACCGTTTCTTCTTTGTAATTTTCACGACTTACCTCATGGACCAGTTCGTCAATAGGTGCAATTCCAAAGATTTCCAGGGCCTTTTGATACCCCAATAAGCGTTGCCGAATGACTTCCAGACCTGGTTTTAGGGTTACAAAACCTATTTTTCGCCTCCCCAATGACAACAGGTGCGCCGTCGCTTTTTTGGTTCCTTCAAAATTGTCGACAATGACATAATCGGTCTCACTATCGGGATAGTGCCGATCGATAAGGACAAAGGGAAAGTTGTTCGCCTTCAAGGACTGAATCTCTTCCCGGTTTTGCTGTGTAGAGGCAATGATCAAACCATCAACCTGGCGGTTGAGCATGGATTGTATGAGCTCCCCCTCCTTTTTTGGATCTTCATAAGAGCTACTGAAAATAACTGTGTATCCAAGTTTTTTGGCTTTTCTCTCGATAAAACCTGCAATTCTGGCATAAAAAATATCTGAAATGTTTGGAATTACCAGTCCTATGGTTTCACTTTTCCCCCGACTGAGGCCTCGTGCAAGTTGATTGGGTACGTAGCTATGCTCCTTGGCATAGGCGATTATTTTTTGCTGGGTATCCTGACTGATTTTGTTTTCGTCCCCTTTGTTATTGAGCACAAGGGAAACGGTTGTTTTTGAAACATTCAAGTCTTTGGCGATATCTTTTAAGAATACCCTCTTCATGTCAACAATTTTACTAAACCGGTTTAGTTACTTATGAAATAAAAAAATCCCAGTAGGCTGTCAATAAAAACTAAAGCGGTTTAGGAATGCCCAAACTTAGGAAAAAAAACGGAATTCATTGTTTTTTTAACAAAAAAATGCGTCTTTCTTAAAAATAGGGGGTATTGGAGGGCAAATCTTTAAATGAAGGAATTAGTCGGATCCTGTCCCTTAAGAATGGTATGTTTGGTTGAGGAGTTATTTTTAGGGTTTGGTAATACGTCCATCTTTAAAGGGATTCAATGTTGGTCATCACTTTGGAACGTGGTATCGTTTAAGATACGGCCCTTTACATCGCTGAGGTAACTTCGCCCGATGGTATATCGAATCCCATCAACACTCAAGCTATTGCCTTCAATGGCTTCAATTTTATCAATGGCAATGGTATACGACCGGTGTATTCTTATGAATTTGTCCGCCGGCAATTCATCGGTAAAACTGCCCAATGTCCTGTGGATGATATATTTTGCCGAGGTGGTCTTTATTCGTATATAATCTTTTAAACTTTCAATGACCACAATTTCATCGATATAGATTTTTTGGAGTTTTTTCTTATCTACCTTCACAAAAATGCTGGGCCTTTCCATATAAGTGGGCGTACCAAATTTGGCGGTGTTCTGGTAGAGGTTTGTGATACGGTTTATGGTTTTTAAAAACCGCGGAAAGGGTATGGGTTTGACCAAATAGTCTATGGCTTCCAGTTCAAAGCTCTTCAGGGCGTACTCCTCATGTGCCGTGGTGATTACCACCATTGGTGAGACATGCAGGGCCTCCATAAAATTAAGGCCATCCAAAATAGGCATGTTGATATCCAGAAAAATGATGTCCACCTCATTTTCCTGTAAAAAGGAAGTAGCATCAATAGCATTGGAAAAGGTGTTGACCAATTGCAGTTGTTTGACCTGTTCAACATAGTTTTTTAACACATTTATGGCCAAGGGTTCATCATCAATAATTATTACTTTTAGCACCATCACACCTTTAGTTTTAGCATTACATTGAACGTATTGTCCTTTTCAAAAATGGCAAGATCATAATCTTTTGAATCATATCCCAGTTCCAACCGCTTTTTTACATTGGATAATCCAATACCCCCACTTCGAGTGGCCATCTTGCTATCGGAACTGCTTTTTGGAATGGTATTGGATACGTTAAAATACAAAAAACCATTGGATACATTAATATCTATGGCAATGCACATTTTATCAATACTTTTTCTTGCTCCGTGTTTAAAACAATTTTCGATTAGGGGAATGAGCAGCATGGGTGAAATAACCTTGTTATCCAAATTTCCCGAAATTCCAATGTCAATTTGCAGGAGATCATTGAATCGTATCCGTTCCAGATCAATATAGTTTTGTATGCACTCTATTTCACTTCTAAGATCCTGTTTGTGTTTTCGGGTGGCGTATAAAAGATAGCGCATCAATTCGGAAAGTTTAAGGATGACCTGCGGGGCCTTGTCCGACTTTTCCAGGGTAAGGGAATAAATATTGTTTAAGGTATTGAAGAAAAAATGGGGGGAAACCTGGGACCGCAAAAATTTTAATTCCGTAGCCAATTGTCGCTTTTCAACATGATGTAGCTTATCATGCTCCCTAAGCCAATCGATGGTGATTTTTATCGCGGTGGCAAAGGCGACCACATAGAGTTCCCCAAACATTGTGGTGATGGCATAGTTCAATGTAATATGGTCGGTGTAGCCCGGGCTTTCGGGCATCACGTTGGTGTCCACAAAATAATAGGTAAGGTTGAATTTTACCACCAACATTACAAATAGGGATAGAATTGTTACCACAGCGTATATGATATACTTCCTTTGGTACAAAAATTTGGGCATAAGGAAATAAATATTGAAGTATGATAGGGCAATGTGAATGGGAAAGCCTATGATATTTGTTTTTAACGAATATTCAAAATCACTATGGAGACTACCCCATCTCAATGTATTGAGAATGAAATAGGTAGCCCAAAAAATGATATGATGTTTATAGGTGATATTGTATTTTGGGGAAGTCGTTTCCTTTAAAAGATCTTCCAGTTTATCATTGATGTACATAGCTCGATTTATGTATTTTTTTGTACGGTTTTTCTGCTGTTTAGCTTTTAGGGCTGGTTGTTGGTCTAATTTTATTCTACCACCCAATAAAATTATGAATATTTAGTAACGTGGTTTTAGGCCAGTTGTACCGCTCAGGACAAACTTGTTCTTTCTGTTGACGCAGCGGTTTAAGGTTGGGCAAAACCATTAAATGATTGTAAAACAACCAACCCTAATCAGATTTTGATGACCAAGGTCTATTCATTCTTTTTTATAATACTCTTTTTAAACCTTTCCTGCACAGAAGAAAAACAAAATATCGACAAAAAACGGGTCGATTATGTAGACCCCTTTATCGGAACTGGGGGACATGGGCATACTTTTCCGGGGGCCACTGCGCCATTTGGGATGGTGCAACCAAGTCCTGACAATGGTACGGAAGGATGGGATTGGTGTTCGGGCTATCACATTTCGGATTCCATAATTTCCGGCTTTGCGCAATTGCACTTAAGTGGCACCGGGATTGGCGATTTGGCCGATGTATTGCTTATGCCCACCCATAAAAAAATGGATGTCACCCTGTTTGGTACAAGTAGGGACAGCTTGCCCTACATTTCCCGTTTTTCCCATTCCAATGAAGTTGCTTCACCGGGATATTACAGGGTAACGCTGGATGATTCCAAGATTACGGTAGCGCTTACCGCGAATTCCCATGTTGCTTTTCATCAGTACACTTATGGGGAAGGGGATACGCCGTCTTTTATTGTGGATTTGGGCTATGCCGTGAATTGGGATGATCCCACGGAAAGTTACCTCCATTTGGAGAACAACCATCTTCTGACCGGGTATCGATATAGTACAGGTTGGGCAAAAAATCAAAAGGTGTTTTTTGCAATCGAATCTTCAATGCCCATAGCCAGCGCACAATTTACCGCGGACCAAAAAGCAGTGGATGCGGGGAATTCCGCAAAAGGGGTGAAAACAGGGGGGCAATTCTTTTTTGACATGGATGCCCTAAAAATGGTGGAGTTAAAAGTGGCCGTGTCCTCGGTGGGCATGGCCAATGCCAAGGAAAATTTAAGCTTGCACGGTACACCCCATACCTTTGACATTGTTAAGAATGCGACAAACGACCAATGGGAGGAGGTCCTGTCCAAAATTACGGTAGAGACCCCTCAGGATTCCTTAAAGACCATTTTTTATACGGCACTGTACCATACGCAATTGGCTCCAGTCCTTTTTAATGATACCAATGGGGAATTCCGTTTGCAAAATGACAGT
The sequence above is a segment of the Muricauda sp. SCSIO 64092 genome. Coding sequences within it:
- a CDS encoding lactonase family protein, whose translation is MGPLTFFVGSYTEYPIPGFGGIGKGIYTVQLNTDTGELTTLHTKMVRNPSYLALRNDNRFLYCPTELDANANPKIQAYKVKSDLSLEFSNEQSISGGYPCHLSFHENNILLACYATGNVIQYPLDTSGSILPSVKEYRHQGASINEARQEGPHAHQVIIHPNKVDIYVCDLGIDTIKAYRLQEDKLVSNADKDITVSKGGGPRHMVFNTKGSLGYVLNELSGKVSVVQEQEGVFREMATHNSLPDNYTGQPSASAIRLHPGGKYLYTANRGAELLTIFQVLENGLVCVGYQHTQGEEIREFNITPDGRWLIAGHQNSHDTVVYRILQDGRLDEVYRTKEILSPVCITFLNRMN
- a CDS encoding enoyl-CoA hydratase/isomerase family protein, encoding MGKTYTHITTEISKNVATLRFNRPEQLNAMNREMMDEIIDGIETINADDRVHVAIITGQGRAFMAGADIKEYGSQTPEQFKSFQDRGIQLYDSIENAPQPWIAAVNGYALGGGFEIALSCDMILASETAKMGLPEVFLSLVPGGGGTQRLIQRIGINRAKEMLFTGGQYTASVLFEWGIVNHVYQTHEFDAEVLRFAQKLTRRPLGALKELKRLAHLSLSPLPFHQKITEEGKTVSHLFHGAEAKKAIQDFIDKT
- a CDS encoding extracellular solute-binding protein, producing the protein MSAIIRLKGIAWDHPRGYEPLRATSRAFTETHPNVRIEWDARTLKEFGDMPITDLMDTYDLITIDHPYIGQAYADGLLLSLQERLPKTVLKALEEQSVGPSFRSYFYNEELLALPIDAAALVAASRKELLSKWQLGLPQTRKELFDFYKKIPQDHAVAWPLCATDLWCTFLTLCAQDTGGHFIKNREMDEKVGSRVLDELKHHLDFLHPKSLTWNPIQVLNHMGARDEIVYVPFLFGYTNYSRMGYAQNLVHFSDSPTNPKHSVSTILGGVGLAISSKCKHADEAVAYTEYVARAETQKGIFTANGGQPANLVAWHAQGNNKLCNNFFVNTLKTMENAYVRPQHKGWNLFQEEGADLLHKGLLETMDSSKVVKELNQLYQTLH
- a CDS encoding SDR family NAD(P)-dependent oxidoreductase, coding for MMKIDLSKQNVLVTGGSQGIGAEICRTMAACGANVFINYYSNRDKAEVLAEEIRSEHGVKVVCGGANVGDAKEVEAMFLEMDNAMGSPNILINNAGSESVVHVLDMEETEWDRVVQVNLKGPFLCSQQAGRRMEKNGGGVIINISSIHDAVPRKGLIHYCSAKAGLKMFSKCLSLELADKNIRVVSVAPGAIETNMNRSEIAKFGKHKFEKWIPQGRIGNVKDVAHTVAFLASDLASYVNGADLYVDGAYMNHTVQYDPRPKRNNV
- a CDS encoding sugar porter family MFS transporter, which codes for MKPKKPNYLLVISFVSTIGGFLFGYDTAIISGCNTFLQQHFELSATTLGWVVSSALLGTIFGCIVAGTITDALGRKKALILAATCLTISALGSMLPPQFLGDLENAVWFTADANFAFNVLVGVRIIGGIGVGITSVVAPIYIAELALPENRGKMVSLYQLSITLGILLAFMVDWLVLNQAGEAAGVISEGYSGLWNWLFVDELWRGMFGTEIPIALLFLILLFTVPETPRWLITKGRYKEAEAIMVKINGAAYATSKLAKIKDMVKEDNAGFKELFKPFLRIPLLIGILLPMFSHLSGIAAIMYFAPNIINESIQSVESAFLGAVLVGVVNSAFTFVAIANIEKFGRRKLLLIGVTGAFISLFGVGILFALGSQFVIIPLLLYVASFAFSFGPIVWVIISEIFPTRIRGLAVSLGSLSLMVTGFVITLTNPILIETVEASGTFFIYALLTLPAIGFIWRFVPETKGRTLEEIEKYWRGKISTTNDGNAFNGQNTSIND
- a CDS encoding RraA family protein, which produces MSTSKPLWKNDDELFKIAKTELFVALVGDILDKLGYEHQFLPPNIKPLSDDFVVIGRAMTVLEADVFAEVSKDTKNPLMEKPFGLMFEALDSLRKNEVYICTGASPNYALWGGLMSTRAIKLEATGAVLHGWSRDTQEILKLGFPTFSYGGYAQDQGPRGKVIDYRVPIEIEGTRIHPGDIIYGDRDGVLVVPKEVETKAFSGAIEKARGEQLVKKALENGMSTVEAFEKFGIM
- a CDS encoding LacI family DNA-binding transcriptional regulator, which gives rise to MKRVFLKDIAKDLNVSKTTVSLVLNNKGDENKISQDTQQKIIAYAKEHSYVPNQLARGLSRGKSETIGLVIPNISDIFYARIAGFIERKAKKLGYTVIFSSSYEDPKKEGELIQSMLNRQVDGLIIASTQQNREEIQSLKANNFPFVLIDRHYPDSETDYVIVDNFEGTKKATAHLLSLGRRKIGFVTLKPGLEVIRQRLLGYQKALEIFGIAPIDELVHEVSRENYKEETVNGIKQLVQFPNAVDAIVFATHYLTAAGLRELKRLNIKVPQEVAIVSFDELEAFDLTDPAITAVTQPAADIGNVAVDILMDKIRGDAPPTQMGRVLDIELAIRRSCGSV
- a CDS encoding LytR/AlgR family response regulator transcription factor, with translation MVLKVIIIDDEPLAINVLKNYVEQVKQLQLVNTFSNAIDATSFLQENEVDIIFLDINMPILDGLNFMEALHVSPMVVITTAHEEYALKSFELEAIDYLVKPIPFPRFLKTINRITNLYQNTAKFGTPTYMERPSIFVKVDKKKLQKIYIDEIVVIESLKDYIRIKTTSAKYIIHRTLGSFTDELPADKFIRIHRSYTIAIDKIEAIEGNSLSVDGIRYTIGRSYLSDVKGRILNDTTFQSDDQH
- a CDS encoding sensor histidine kinase, yielding MYINDKLEDLLKETTSPKYNITYKHHIIFWATYFILNTLRWGSLHSDFEYSLKTNIIGFPIHIALSYFNIYFLMPKFLYQRKYIIYAVVTILSLFVMLVVKFNLTYYFVDTNVMPESPGYTDHITLNYAITTMFGELYVVAFATAIKITIDWLREHDKLHHVEKRQLATELKFLRSQVSPHFFFNTLNNIYSLTLEKSDKAPQVILKLSELMRYLLYATRKHKQDLRSEIECIQNYIDLERIRFNDLLQIDIGISGNLDNKVISPMLLIPLIENCFKHGARKSIDKMCIAIDINVSNGFLYFNVSNTIPKSSSDSKMATRSGGIGLSNVKKRLELGYDSKDYDLAIFEKDNTFNVMLKLKV